Proteins encoded in a region of the Vicia villosa cultivar HV-30 ecotype Madison, WI linkage group LG5, Vvil1.0, whole genome shotgun sequence genome:
- the LOC131602676 gene encoding 18.2 kDa class I heat shock protein-like, translating into MSLIPSFFGDRRSNVYDPFSLDVWDPLKDFPFSNSALSASFPRENSAFVSTRVDWKETPEAHVFKADLPGLKKEEVKVEIEDDRVLQISGERNVEKEDKNDQWHRVERSSGKFLRRFRLPENAKMDQVKASMENGVLTVTVPKEEIKKPEVKSIEISG; encoded by the coding sequence ATGTCTTTGATTCCAAGTTTCTTTGGTGACCGAAGGAGCAACGTATACGATCCATTCTCTCTTGATGTTTGGGACCCCTTGAAGGATTTTCCATTTTCCAATTCTGCACTTTCTGCTTCATTCCCTCGTGAGAATTCTGCGTTTGTGAGCACACGAGTGGACTGGAAGGAGACCCCGGAAGCACACGTGTTCAAGGCTGATCTCCCTGGACTGAAGAAGGAGGAAGTGAAGGTTGAGATTGAAGATGATAGGGTTCTACAGATAAGCGGAGAGAGGAACGTTGAGAAAGAGGACAAGAACGATCAATGGCATCGCGTGGAGCGTAGCAGTGGAAAGTTCTTGAGGAGGTTCAGATTGCCTGAGAATGCTAAAATGGATCAGGTGAAAGCTTCCATGGAAAATGGTGTTCTAACTGTCACcgttccaaaagaagaaattaagAAGCCTGAGGTTAAGTCTATTGAAATCTCTGGTTGA